A window of Acetonema longum DSM 6540 genomic DNA:
CTTTTAAATCGTAATAAGTGGTTAGTGAGATCCGTCCTAGTTTAGTGTTATCTGCCAAGAGAATAACCTTATCACAGTTTTCGACCACATACTTTTTAATGTCATACTCAAAAGACGAAGAATTTGTCACCCCTTTGGCAATGGATACCCCAGTAGTGGCCATAAAGGCCTTGGAAATATTATATCTTTTTAGGTTTGCTACAGCGTTGGCGTCAACAAAGGAGTTGGTTCTTCTAAATAAAGTTCCTCCCGTAGAAATAATGTTCAAATCGGGGTAGGGCAGAGAACTGACTATGACATTTAAATTATTTGAAATTATGGTTAAATTCTTTTTTTCGGACAGATGTGGCACCATGTGCATGGTAGTCGTCCCTGAGTCTATAAAAATAATATCACCGTCTTCGACAAAGCTGCTGGCAAATGCGGCAATGATTTGCTTGACCTCTTTATTTTTTTCCTCTCTACACTCAAAGGGTTCTGTGGTTTTTTTATCGCTTAGGACAATTCCGCCATAGACTTTTTTTATTTTACCTTTTTTCTCGAGTTCATTGATATCTCTTCTTATGGTATTCTTAGAAACGTTAAACATGGCGCACAATTCTTCTATACTTGCTCTTTCGGTATCAACAATATAGTCTTCGAGTTTTTTGATTCTGCGCTCTTTCAAATTTTCACCTCTAAGTTTTCGCAATAAAATAGCGAATATTCGGATTTTAAACACTTAATGAGTTGTTTTTGGTCAATTGA
This region includes:
- a CDS encoding DeoR/GlpR family DNA-binding transcription regulator produces the protein MKERRIKKLEDYIVDTERASIEELCAMFNVSKNTIRRDINELEKKGKIKKVYGGIVLSDKKTTEPFECREEKNKEVKQIIAAFASSFVEDGDIIFIDSGTTTMHMVPHLSEKKNLTIISNNLNVIVSSLPYPDLNIISTGGTLFRRTNSFVDANAVANLKRYNISKAFMATTGVSIAKGVTNSSSFEYDIKKYVVENCDKVILLADNTKLGRISLTTYYDLKDIHVFITNTRPDKEYLEFFSQHGIELITPQ